The DNA region CAACATGATGGGCGCCATCGGCACCGGCAACATCAAGCCCGGCGCTATCACCATGAGCCTCGGTTCTTCGGGGACGATATACGCCTATGCGGATCAACCGAAGGTCAGTGCGGACGCTTCAGTCGCAACGTTCTGCTCCTCCAGCGGTGGCTGGCTGCCGCTGATCTGCACCATGAACCTGACCAACGCGACCGGTGTGATTCGGGAGTTGTTCGAGCTGGATATCGAACAGTTCAATGCCCTCGTCGCGCAAGCACCCATCGGTGCCGAAGGCGTGTGCATGCTGCCGTTCCTTAACGGCGAGCGCGTCCCCGCCCTGCCCCATGCCACCGGCAGCTTGCTGGGGTTGACGATGACCAACCTGACTCAGGCCAACCTGTGCCGCGCGGTGGTCGAAGGCACGACCTTCGGTTTGCGTTATGGACTGGACCTGCTGCGCCAGAATGGCTTACAAAGCCGCAGCATCTGCCTGATCGGCGGCGGCTCGAAAAGCCCGGTGTGGCGGCAGATCGTCGCTGACATCATGAACACCCCAGTCATCTGCACCGAACAAAGCGAAGCCGCGGCCCTTGGCGCCGCGATTCAGGCCGCGTGGTGCAAGTCCTGGGCAAACGGGCATGAAGACAGTCTGGCGGACCTTTGCGAGCGTTGCGTGAAGCTCGATCCAGCCAGCGAAACCTTGCCGATGGCAGACAATGTGGCAGCCTGTCAGCAGGCCTACGAACGCTATCAACAGCATGTCGCAACCCTTTAAAGAGTGAATAACTATGTACCTGGTGTGTGGCGAAGCGCTGTTCGATTTCTTCAGTGAAGACGATGCCAGCGGCCTGGCTTCAAAAGTGAATTTCAAGGCGATTGCCGGCGGCTCGCCGTTCAATGTCGCGGTGGGTTTGCGCCGTTTGGGCGTGGACGCGGCGCTGTTTGCCGGGTTGTCGACCGACTATCTCGGTCGGCGCTTGCAGCAGGTCCTGCAGGATGAAGGCGTGCGGCCGGATTACCTGGTGGATTTCGCTGCGCCTACGACCTTGGCGATGGTGGCCGTCGGTGCCAATGGTTCGCCGCATTACAGCTTCCGGGGTGAAGGCTGCGCGGATCGTCAGCTGAAAACCGAGCATCTGCCGGAACTGGGACCTGAAGTGCGCGGCTTGCATATCGGTTCGTTCTCGCTGGTGGTGCAACCGATTGCCGACACGCTGTTGGCATTGGTGCAACGGGAAAGCGGCAAACGCTTGATCAGCCTTGATCCCAACGTGCGGCTCAATCCTGAGCCGAATATCGACCTGTGGCGTTCGCGAATTGCGACCTTGGTTGAGCTGGCCGACCTGATCAAAGTCAGTGATGAAGATTTGAGCCTGTTGTACCCCGAGCAGGATCCGCAGCGGGTGATTGAAGGCTGGCTGCAGCATCGTTGTCAGTTGGTGTTTCTGACCCGTGGTGGCGAGGGGGCGACGGTGTTCAGCCGCCTGCATGGCTCCTGGTCGGTGCCGGCGAGTTCAGTGAAAATCGCCGACACCGTGGGCGCTGGCGATACGTTCCAGGCGGCGTTGATTACCTGGCTGACCGAGCAGCAGCTGGATTCGGTTGAGGGTGTGCAGCAGCTCAGCCGCGAGCAGATCGACGGGATGTTGAAGTTTGCGGTGCAAGCTGCGGCGCTGACTTGCAGCAAGACCGGGCCGGATTTGCCATATCGCCAGGAGTTGGATCTTCGCTGAGGCTGATGATCTCTTCGCGAGCAAGCCCGCTCCCACATTCGACCGCGATCCAATGTGTGTGTGTGGGCTTGCTCGCGAAGGCGGTATCACTTGCACCGCCATCAATCGGGAGTCAACGGCAATGATGGCATAGGATGTTACCGGCTACAGACGACTTTAGTCGGTAAATGAAGGCTCGTTTCCTTGAACGAGGCGCTTTAATCCTGCACCATCCGCCCCAGCTTATTCAAAGGACGGAATTAAAGGCATGCTGGACGCGAACGCAACCCATATTTCCCTGACGCTGGAAGGCGTTTCCGTTGACCTTCAGGTACTCAGCTTCGTCGGTCGCGAAACCCTCAACCAGCCGTTCTGCTTCGACATCGAACTGGTCAGCGCCCGCCCCGACCTGAAACTCGAAGAGTTGCTGCACAAGCCCGGCTGCCTGACCTTCGGCGCCACCGGCAAAGGCATCATCCACGGTCTGGTGTACCGCATCGAGCAAGGTGACTCCGGCAAAAGCCTGACCCGTTACAGCATCAGCCTGGTGCCGCAACTCGCCTACCTGCGCCACAACCATGACCAGCAGATTTTCCAGCATTTAAGTGTGCCGAAGATCATCGCTAAGATCCTTGAAGCGCGCGGCATCCTGGCCGACGCCTACAGCTTCCAGCTCGGCGCGATCTACCCGGAACGCGATTACTGCGTGCAGTACGACGAGTCCGACCTGCATTTCATCC from Pseudomonas sp. ACM7 includes:
- the xylB gene encoding xylulokinase → MANQQLFLGIDCGTQGTKAIILDAVSGQVLGQGAAAHSLISGANGHREQDTSQWLEAFALATRRALLAAKVDGQDILGIGVSGQQHGLVLLDDQGQVLRPAKLWCDTESTPENDRLLTHLGGEKGSLERLGVVIAPGYTVSKLLWSKEQHPKIFARIARILLPHDYLNYWLTGRSCSEYGDASGTGYFNVRTRQWDLQLLRDIDPTGRLQAALPELIDAHQAVGTILPSIAEHLGINPQALVSSGGGDNMMGAIGTGNIKPGAITMSLGSSGTIYAYADQPKVSADASVATFCSSSGGWLPLICTMNLTNATGVIRELFELDIEQFNALVAQAPIGAEGVCMLPFLNGERVPALPHATGSLLGLTMTNLTQANLCRAVVEGTTFGLRYGLDLLRQNGLQSRSICLIGGGSKSPVWRQIVADIMNTPVICTEQSEAAALGAAIQAAWCKSWANGHEDSLADLCERCVKLDPASETLPMADNVAACQQAYERYQQHVATL
- a CDS encoding carbohydrate kinase, producing the protein MYLVCGEALFDFFSEDDASGLASKVNFKAIAGGSPFNVAVGLRRLGVDAALFAGLSTDYLGRRLQQVLQDEGVRPDYLVDFAAPTTLAMVAVGANGSPHYSFRGEGCADRQLKTEHLPELGPEVRGLHIGSFSLVVQPIADTLLALVQRESGKRLISLDPNVRLNPEPNIDLWRSRIATLVELADLIKVSDEDLSLLYPEQDPQRVIEGWLQHRCQLVFLTRGGEGATVFSRLHGSWSVPASSVKIADTVGAGDTFQAALITWLTEQQLDSVEGVQQLSREQIDGMLKFAVQAAALTCSKTGPDLPYRQELDLR